In Brevibacterium zhoupengii, the following are encoded in one genomic region:
- a CDS encoding DUF4193 domain-containing protein, translated as MATDYDAPRKQDDEIKSDSIEQLKASRSQAQASKIDEDETAVAEGFELPGADLSNEELSVRVLPKQNDEFTCMECFLVRHRSQLASEEGGVPICTDCAG; from the coding sequence ATGGCAACAGACTACGACGCACCTCGTAAGCAAGACGATGAAATCAAAAGCGATTCGATTGAACAGCTGAAGGCTTCACGCTCGCAGGCGCAGGCCAGCAAGATTGACGAAGATGAGACCGCGGTTGCAGAAGGGTTCGAACTGCCCGGTGCGGACCTGTCGAACGAAGAGCTCTCCGTTCGAGTGCTGCCTAAGCAGAATGACGAGTTCACCTGCATGGAATGCTTCCTGGTTCGCCATCGCTCCCAGTTGGCCAGTGAGGAAGGCGGAGTCCCCATCTGCACGGACTGTGCTGGCTGA
- a CDS encoding Med9 domain-containing protein, whose translation MSEFANQLDTRIDDVRHRLQEARSEGDDYLVETLIDDLQNLLELADRNDVDTGPIAAVITAETGAIPIIPAPEES comes from the coding sequence ATGAGTGAATTCGCAAATCAACTCGATACCAGGATCGACGATGTCCGTCATCGCCTCCAGGAAGCCCGGTCCGAGGGGGACGACTATCTCGTCGAGACTCTCATCGACGACCTGCAGAATCTCTTGGAACTCGCTGATCGCAATGATGTGGACACAGGGCCCATCGCCGCCGTCATCACAGCAGAGACCGGAGCGATTCCGATCATCCCTGCACCCGAAGAGTCCTGA
- a CDS encoding ferrochelatase: MNKTAPIDALVLMSFGGPEAPEEVVPFLKNVTAGRGIPEERLEEVGEHYYGFGGKSPINDQNKALLQALREELERRGIDTPLIWGNRNWEPYLTDEVRAEAEAGRTRFLSIDTSAYSSYSSCRQYREDFAKTIQELSAEGTTVTIDKIRQFYNHPGYAQACALLLQEGLADFAKQVGALDAAKHRILFVTHSIPDVMQDASTVATNGYLAQHEELMAHLLEGLSESEDLPAELVYCSRSGSPEVPWLEPDVNDRMRELAEDGVSGVVLVPIGFISDHMEVAFDLDTEAKETAAELDFAFTRVATVGTHPLFVSGLIDLVEERIAQLRGEQTAAPVIPGSTALTPGSGACSIECCRGRIERATEPNWPA; encoded by the coding sequence GTGAATAAGACTGCACCCATTGACGCTCTCGTCCTCATGTCGTTCGGAGGACCGGAGGCTCCAGAAGAAGTCGTCCCTTTCCTGAAAAATGTCACCGCCGGTCGTGGAATACCGGAGGAGCGACTCGAAGAAGTCGGTGAGCACTACTACGGTTTCGGCGGAAAGTCACCGATCAATGATCAGAACAAAGCGCTGCTGCAAGCCTTGCGTGAAGAACTCGAGCGCCGCGGAATCGATACCCCGCTCATTTGGGGCAACCGCAACTGGGAGCCGTACCTGACAGACGAGGTGCGTGCCGAAGCAGAAGCCGGGAGAACGCGCTTTCTGTCCATCGATACCTCGGCGTACTCCTCGTACTCCTCGTGCCGCCAATATCGAGAGGATTTCGCCAAGACGATCCAGGAACTGTCAGCCGAGGGCACGACAGTCACGATCGATAAGATCCGGCAGTTCTACAACCACCCCGGGTATGCCCAGGCCTGTGCTCTTCTCCTGCAGGAGGGTCTCGCTGACTTTGCGAAGCAGGTCGGTGCCCTCGATGCTGCGAAGCATCGGATTCTGTTCGTCACGCATTCGATTCCCGATGTCATGCAGGACGCCTCTACGGTGGCGACGAATGGCTACCTGGCGCAGCACGAAGAGCTGATGGCCCATCTCCTCGAGGGGCTGTCAGAGTCCGAAGACCTTCCAGCGGAACTGGTGTACTGCTCCCGTTCGGGATCGCCAGAGGTCCCGTGGCTCGAACCCGATGTCAACGATCGCATGAGGGAACTCGCCGAAGACGGAGTCTCCGGTGTAGTCCTGGTGCCGATCGGCTTCATCTCCGATCACATGGAAGTCGCCTTCGACCTCGACACCGAAGCGAAGGAGACTGCTGCCGAACTCGATTTCGCATTCACCCGCGTTGCGACCGTCGGAACGCATCCCCTGTTCGTCTCCGGGCTCATCGACCTCGTCGAGGAGAGAATCGCACAGCTGCGCGGTGAGCAGACAGCTGCCCCTGTCATTCCCGGCTCTACAGCGTTGACTCCCGGCAGCGGTGCATGCAGCATCGAATGCTGCCGCGGACGCATCGAACGGGCGACCGAACCCAACTGGCCTGCCTGA
- the sepH gene encoding septation protein SepH codes for MRELILNGVDADGTHLLLNDENGLQYRLALDEALYAAVRKDRTTVKPETPVRPRDIQAMIRGGMSAEEVIASTGADIEQVRTYERPALAERAHTAFTASQHPIYSDHDPNGDPTPLVELCQTRLAMRDVDIETMDWDAWKQQDGNWYIQLSFTAADRTRTAGWNYYRRSLTPIDDEAKWLADSGPTDTGPIPNYGTGAERQKNTEEIDTPPVPPASSETSPAARDHQAETGRILENLRKRRRHEEEDEPRGRLRAVTEDPETHPQGAHTAPGKPEDATDDEVFAFEDPARPDPDEPQEPTQEVARFDDDNQLSLLNEPGVSEDSNQFKDPESKAKSKKNSRASIPSWDEIMFGSKRD; via the coding sequence ATGCGTGAACTGATCTTGAACGGAGTCGACGCCGACGGCACTCATCTGCTGCTGAACGACGAAAACGGGCTGCAGTATCGATTGGCTCTCGATGAAGCTCTGTACGCCGCTGTCCGCAAGGACCGCACCACAGTCAAGCCCGAGACCCCTGTGCGCCCGCGTGACATCCAGGCGATGATCCGCGGCGGGATGAGCGCAGAGGAAGTCATTGCCTCCACGGGTGCCGATATCGAACAGGTTCGCACCTACGAGCGACCGGCTCTGGCCGAACGCGCACACACCGCCTTCACCGCCAGTCAGCATCCGATCTATTCCGATCATGACCCCAATGGCGACCCCACTCCCCTGGTGGAGCTGTGCCAGACCCGTCTGGCGATGCGAGACGTCGACATCGAGACCATGGATTGGGATGCGTGGAAGCAGCAGGACGGCAACTGGTACATCCAGCTCAGCTTCACTGCCGCTGATCGGACCCGCACAGCCGGATGGAACTACTACCGCCGGTCGCTGACTCCCATCGACGACGAAGCGAAATGGTTGGCCGATTCCGGTCCGACGGACACAGGGCCGATTCCGAACTACGGAACCGGCGCCGAACGACAGAAGAACACTGAGGAGATCGACACCCCGCCGGTTCCTCCAGCGTCATCCGAGACTTCTCCCGCTGCCCGCGACCACCAGGCCGAGACCGGTCGGATCTTGGAGAATCTGCGCAAGCGGCGTCGCCATGAGGAAGAGGACGAACCACGCGGTCGGCTCCGTGCCGTCACCGAGGATCCCGAGACTCACCCGCAGGGCGCGCACACAGCACCGGGTAAGCCAGAGGACGCGACCGACGATGAGGTCTTCGCCTTCGAAGATCCGGCGAGGCCGGACCCGGACGAGCCGCAGGAACCGACCCAGGAAGTCGCCAGGTTCGATGACGACAATCAGCTGTCACTGCTCAATGAGCCTGGTGTCAGCGAAGATTCGAATCAGTTCAAGGACCCTGAGTCGAAGGCGAAGTCGAAGAAGAACAGCCGCGCATCGATTCCCAGCTGGGATGAGATCATGTTCGGCTCGAAGCGCGACTGA